From Fibrobacter sp. UWR4, the proteins below share one genomic window:
- the hisG gene encoding ATP phosphoribosyltransferase: MIKVALPNKGMLFEPTQELLKACGYKASKPYKTLTQIDTKNGIEFFFLRPSDIPMYVGRGIIDAGITGIDFNAEAKSPAVKVLDLPFGASKMCAAVPNESPIQTLDELKDSTIATSFPNIVEGYYKKPMNFVVLEGAVEISVSLGVADAIVDVVETGTTLKQAGLRIIGEPLFRSNAALYCNPQKTDLEEVNTLIRRIQGKLVAQSYMMIEYDCPADVLDKAVALTPGLDAPTVAKLHGRDWYSVKAMVPQEDANAIMDKLWDAGARSILLFGIKSARI; the protein is encoded by the coding sequence ATGATTAAGGTAGCTCTCCCGAACAAGGGCATGCTCTTTGAACCCACCCAGGAACTTCTGAAGGCCTGCGGTTACAAGGCATCCAAGCCCTACAAGACTTTGACCCAGATCGACACCAAGAACGGTATCGAATTTTTCTTCCTGCGCCCTAGCGACATCCCCATGTATGTGGGTCGCGGCATTATTGACGCAGGCATCACCGGCATCGACTTCAACGCCGAAGCCAAGAGCCCGGCTGTTAAGGTTCTGGACCTGCCCTTTGGCGCTTCCAAGATGTGCGCCGCAGTTCCTAACGAAAGCCCCATCCAGACTCTCGACGAACTGAAGGATTCCACCATCGCCACCTCCTTCCCCAACATTGTTGAAGGATACTACAAGAAGCCCATGAACTTTGTGGTTCTGGAAGGCGCTGTTGAAATTTCCGTGAGCCTCGGTGTTGCCGACGCTATCGTGGACGTTGTGGAAACTGGTACAACCTTGAAGCAGGCAGGTCTCCGCATTATCGGCGAACCCCTGTTCCGCTCCAACGCCGCTCTTTACTGCAACCCCCAGAAGACTGACCTGGAAGAAGTGAACACCCTGATCCGCCGTATCCAGGGTAAGCTTGTGGCCCAGTCCTACATGATGATCGAATACGACTGCCCCGCCGACGTGCTGGACAAGGCCGTAGCACTGACTCCGGGTCTCGATGCTCCTACCGTTGCCAAGCTCCACGGTCGTGACTGGTACTCCGTAAAGGCCATGGTGCCCCAGGAAGATGCCAACGCCATCATGGACAAGCTCTGGGACGCAGGCGCACGCAGCATCCTGCTCTTCGGTATCAAGTCCGCACGAATTTAA
- the hisE gene encoding phosphoribosyl-ATP diphosphatase, with product MTFEEIYALVCERKRTMPEGKSTTELFKKGAHGIGKKLVEEAGESWMAARYETRDDQCLELSQVLYYVACMMAEKGLTLEEVYAKL from the coding sequence ATGACATTTGAAGAAATCTACGCGCTGGTTTGCGAACGCAAGAGAACCATGCCCGAAGGCAAGAGCACTACCGAACTGTTCAAGAAGGGTGCTCACGGCATCGGCAAGAAGCTGGTGGAAGAAGCCGGCGAAAGCTGGATGGCCGCTCGTTACGAAACTCGCGACGACCAGTGCCTGGAACTTTCCCAGGTTCTGTACTATGTTGCCTGCATGATGGCAGAAAAAGGTCTCACCCTCGAAGAAGTGTACGCTAAACTATGA
- a CDS encoding ABC transporter permease — MQNKKTNKRFKLSLLGGIFHGMGMFILRRSLGQQFALFCKAMASLFSKNRNFRTDAKNIITQTFFTGVEIFPVLFVVATLFGTAVIIEVMTMMGKMGFSDVIGNMLVIVIIRELGPILTAFLIAGRSGSSLTTYIGSMVINSEVDALATMGVNPIRFLVMPGLIGGCIAMFFMNIIFSSTAIFVGYLATKGAIFMSGNALNLQLTWSYLSTEILNAISLTDFIFIILKPLVFGAIITTNACYQALNIPRDVRQVPKATSRSVIKSFLYIVCADVILSFFYFVDYMNNINSII; from the coding sequence ATGCAGAATAAAAAGACCAATAAACGTTTCAAGCTCAGCCTGTTGGGAGGAATCTTCCATGGCATGGGGATGTTTATCCTGAGACGTTCCCTTGGTCAACAATTCGCCCTGTTCTGCAAGGCCATGGCCAGCTTATTCTCGAAGAACCGTAATTTCAGGACGGACGCCAAGAACATCATTACACAGACTTTCTTTACGGGCGTGGAAATTTTCCCCGTGCTCTTCGTGGTGGCCACCTTGTTCGGAACTGCAGTAATTATCGAAGTCATGACCATGATGGGCAAGATGGGTTTCTCGGACGTGATCGGCAATATGCTGGTTATCGTGATTATCCGAGAACTCGGTCCCATCCTTACAGCGTTCCTTATCGCAGGTCGAAGCGGTTCGTCTCTTACCACCTATATCGGAAGCATGGTCATCAATTCCGAAGTGGATGCCTTGGCCACCATGGGCGTGAATCCCATCCGTTTCCTTGTAATGCCTGGACTGATCGGCGGTTGTATCGCCATGTTCTTCATGAACATCATTTTTAGTTCCACAGCCATTTTCGTCGGGTACCTCGCCACCAAGGGCGCAATTTTCATGTCCGGAAACGCCTTGAATTTGCAATTGACCTGGAGCTATCTTAGTACAGAAATTCTCAACGCCATTTCTTTGACCGACTTTATCTTTATCATTCTTAAGCCCCTGGTTTTCGGAGCGATTATCACGACCAACGCCTGCTATCAGGCATTGAACATCCCCCGTGACGTACGTCAGGTTCCCAAGGCAACCTCCCGTTCCGTAATCAAGTCCTTCCTCTATATTGTGTGCGCTGACGTGATTCTCTCTTTCTTCTACTTTGTTGACTACATGAACAATATCAACTCGATTATCTAA
- the pyrC gene encoding dihydroorotase: MFLPLPDDFHAHLRQGDLMPGYVRDLVSQFGRAIIMPNTVPAMTSAAAIKEYRQQILEAAKSVRPDFKPLMTFKLNPNYTEQDLKDMMAEGVVAGKYYPAGVTTNSADGISDFEAVFPVVAMMEKLGLILCVHGEEPGEFCLDREPAFIKRVEILAEKFPKLKIVFEHLSSAKAVEAVKRLPANVAATFTVHHLMMTLDDVIGDALRPHHFCKPLPKRPEDRAAIREAAFSGSPKFFLGTDSAPHQQGKKECPCGAAGVYSAPVAIPLLVQEFENANALDKLPNFIAGFGADFYGLPRTTKQIEVVKESWIVPEIVNGVVPLAAGQKLNWRLK, translated from the coding sequence ATGTTCCTACCTTTACCCGACGACTTCCATGCCCATCTGCGTCAGGGCGACTTGATGCCCGGCTATGTCCGTGACCTTGTTTCCCAGTTTGGCCGTGCCATCATCATGCCCAATACCGTTCCGGCCATGACCTCCGCAGCAGCCATCAAGGAATACAGGCAGCAAATCCTGGAAGCCGCCAAAAGTGTCCGCCCGGACTTTAAGCCCCTCATGACCTTCAAGCTGAACCCGAACTATACGGAACAGGATTTGAAGGACATGATGGCAGAAGGCGTAGTGGCCGGCAAGTACTACCCCGCAGGCGTTACCACCAACAGTGCCGACGGTATCAGCGATTTTGAAGCTGTTTTCCCTGTTGTCGCTATGATGGAAAAGCTTGGTCTTATTTTGTGCGTCCATGGCGAAGAACCGGGCGAATTCTGCCTGGACCGCGAACCCGCCTTTATCAAGCGCGTGGAAATCCTTGCTGAAAAGTTTCCCAAGCTGAAGATCGTGTTTGAACACCTGTCCAGCGCCAAGGCTGTGGAAGCAGTCAAGCGCTTGCCCGCCAATGTGGCAGCCACCTTTACGGTTCACCACCTGATGATGACTCTGGATGACGTCATCGGTGACGCCCTCAGGCCGCACCATTTCTGTAAGCCGTTACCGAAGCGGCCTGAAGACCGTGCCGCTATCCGTGAAGCCGCCTTTAGCGGCTCTCCCAAGTTCTTCTTGGGCACGGACTCTGCCCCGCACCAGCAGGGTAAAAAGGAGTGTCCTTGCGGGGCAGCGGGCGTCTACAGCGCCCCGGTGGCTATCCCTCTTCTGGTTCAGGAGTTCGAAAACGCAAATGCCCTGGATAAGCTCCCTAATTTCATCGCAGGCTTTGGCGCAGACTTCTACGGGCTTCCCCGCACCACAAAACAGATTGAAGTGGTGAAGGAAAGCTGGATCGTTCCAGAAATCGTCAATGGCGTAGTTCCTCTGGCAGCCGGCCAGAAACTCAACTGGCGCTTAAAATAA
- a CDS encoding EAL and HDOD domain-containing protein — protein METLAYLARQPILDRDGKIFAYELLFRDSPTSDTAVIASDVLATAQVLENVLNNIGIQRLIGKNKAFVNCSRNMLLDNLFGLLNPKCFVLEVLEDVEVDEAVVKAIQRYKALGFEIALDDFIFNEEFIQRFKPLFPYVSYVKMDVVDNSLESMTKAAGFFKVLDIKLLAEKVEDEATFKRCQDAGYDYFQGFFFARPELVTGRKIDATSATILQLILLLRSRPSLEELCETLEQNQDIATNLLRFVNSNTDTKHSKIESVKDAIVWVGMRNIHEWLMLMLYARPELGMTPQASPLFQNANHRAKFLETLAREMDPENDDFCAKAFMVGLLSRMDALVRAPLETILPDAPTDDEMKDALLSRTGRLGALLQLADAVELDDSQTIQSIVSDLGISGLQLKYCITESYSWAEN, from the coding sequence ATGGAAACACTCGCCTACTTAGCTCGTCAGCCGATTCTTGATCGAGACGGCAAGATTTTTGCCTACGAACTGCTGTTCAGGGATTCCCCGACCAGCGATACGGCGGTCATTGCCAGCGATGTACTCGCGACGGCACAGGTCCTCGAGAATGTCCTGAACAACATCGGCATCCAGCGCCTGATCGGCAAAAACAAGGCTTTCGTCAACTGCAGCCGAAACATGCTGCTGGACAACTTGTTCGGTTTGTTGAATCCCAAGTGCTTTGTGCTGGAAGTTCTGGAAGACGTGGAAGTGGACGAAGCAGTAGTGAAGGCGATTCAGAGATACAAGGCCCTGGGTTTTGAAATTGCCCTGGACGATTTCATCTTCAATGAAGAATTCATCCAGCGCTTTAAGCCCCTGTTCCCTTACGTCAGCTACGTAAAGATGGACGTGGTGGACAACAGTCTTGAATCCATGACGAAGGCCGCCGGCTTCTTCAAGGTCCTGGACATCAAGCTCCTGGCAGAAAAGGTAGAGGACGAAGCTACCTTCAAACGCTGTCAGGATGCGGGTTACGACTATTTCCAGGGTTTCTTCTTCGCAAGACCGGAATTAGTTACCGGCAGAAAGATTGACGCTACCTCTGCAACAATCCTGCAATTGATTCTCCTGTTGCGTTCCCGTCCATCCCTGGAGGAACTTTGCGAGACTCTGGAACAGAACCAGGATATCGCCACCAATCTGCTACGTTTCGTCAATTCCAACACGGACACCAAGCACAGCAAGATTGAATCCGTAAAGGACGCAATCGTCTGGGTGGGCATGAGAAACATCCACGAATGGCTGATGCTCATGCTGTACGCCCGTCCGGAACTGGGCATGACACCCCAGGCATCGCCCCTGTTCCAGAACGCCAACCATCGAGCAAAGTTCCTGGAAACTTTGGCCCGCGAGATGGATCCGGAGAACGACGATTTCTGCGCCAAGGCATTTATGGTGGGCCTTCTCAGCCGTATGGACGCATTAGTTCGTGCACCGCTGGAAACCATTCTTCCCGACGCACCTACCGACGACGAGATGAAGGATGCACTTCTGAGTCGCACAGGACGTCTCGGTGCACTGTTGCAACTGGCAGACGCCGTAGAACTGGACGACAGCCAGACAATCCAGTCCATCGTTAGCGATCTTGGCATTTCCGGACTTCAGTTGAAATACTGTATTACAGAATCCTACAGCTGGGCAGAGAATTAA
- a CDS encoding rhamnan synthesis F family protein — protein MIQQVHQVTKLILYASYQTGETLPGYVQFALTHLAETDFKVVLLTNRRELSKETVNFLKEKNIDLYLTENHGFDFGMWRRYLKDKAPTGMQSLERLLLINDSMVYYQNKFDEYFRRAEASPADAISLTENTEVRRHLQSYFLYLKQPALGAFFLHMMETPEQETFYDVVHKLEIGLANTFDEAEVRMEALYHTEAPVMFAYPELIAQGAGFVKRKLLQSRFNFKEKVHFIRRGAYDSLNANYAKLILDAGVASDFDPDWLPRSVDGNIKRAADKLWEKPFQKVGWPILRTAIKTKYKLLRKNLDGDEYK, from the coding sequence GTGATTCAACAAGTTCATCAAGTAACAAAGCTTATTCTGTACGCCAGTTACCAAACCGGGGAAACACTCCCCGGCTATGTCCAGTTTGCGCTCACTCATCTAGCGGAGACTGACTTTAAAGTTGTGCTGCTGACCAACAGGCGCGAACTTTCCAAGGAGACTGTGAATTTCCTGAAGGAAAAGAACATCGATCTTTACCTGACGGAAAATCACGGTTTTGACTTTGGTATGTGGCGGCGTTACCTGAAGGACAAGGCCCCCACGGGAATGCAATCCCTGGAACGACTCCTGCTGATCAACGACTCCATGGTGTATTACCAGAACAAGTTTGACGAATACTTCCGTAGGGCGGAGGCAAGCCCGGCGGACGCAATTTCCTTAACGGAAAATACGGAAGTCAGGCGCCACCTCCAAAGCTACTTTCTTTACCTGAAGCAGCCTGCGTTGGGGGCATTTTTCCTCCACATGATGGAAACTCCGGAACAGGAAACCTTCTACGATGTAGTCCATAAGCTGGAAATTGGTCTCGCCAATACATTCGACGAGGCTGAAGTCCGAATGGAAGCACTATACCATACAGAAGCGCCCGTTATGTTCGCCTATCCAGAACTGATTGCACAAGGCGCAGGATTCGTCAAACGAAAATTGCTCCAAAGCAGATTCAACTTCAAGGAAAAGGTTCATTTTATCCGCAGGGGCGCCTACGATTCCCTCAATGCAAATTATGCGAAGCTGATTCTTGATGCAGGCGTTGCTAGCGATTTCGATCCCGACTGGCTCCCCCGCTCTGTAGATGGAAATATCAAGCGCGCAGCAGACAAGCTATGGGAAAAGCCCTTCCAGAAGGTAGGTTGGCCAATCCTTCGCACCGCCATCAAGACCAAGTACAAACTACTTAGGAAAAATCTGGACGGAGACGAATACAAATAG
- the recR gene encoding recombination mediator RecR produces MNVEPQSLVALIGEFADLPGIGQKTARRLAYHILSRRKDDVERFANNLINAVTKVHHCPNCFAFTDVEVCETCRNRSGAKSICVVEKSSDIIPFERSGVHKGLYFVLGGVISPLDGVGPEQLHLPLLVKRIQEEGIEELVLALGSSPEADSTALMIDRMLQNTNVKRTRLARGIPMGSELEFVDEVTMLRAFEGRVSL; encoded by the coding sequence ATGAACGTAGAACCGCAAAGTCTTGTCGCCCTGATTGGCGAATTCGCAGACCTTCCTGGCATCGGGCAGAAGACCGCCCGACGTCTGGCCTACCACATTCTTTCCAGAAGGAAGGACGATGTAGAGCGTTTTGCGAATAACCTAATCAACGCGGTTACGAAAGTCCATCATTGCCCCAACTGTTTCGCCTTTACAGATGTAGAAGTCTGTGAAACCTGCAGGAATCGCTCCGGTGCAAAGTCCATTTGTGTCGTAGAAAAGAGTTCAGACATCATCCCCTTTGAACGTTCCGGCGTGCACAAGGGACTTTATTTCGTACTGGGTGGAGTCATCTCCCCGTTGGACGGAGTCGGTCCGGAACAACTTCACCTTCCCCTCCTGGTAAAACGCATCCAGGAGGAAGGCATTGAGGAACTGGTTCTTGCCTTAGGTTCCAGTCCCGAAGCGGACAGTACCGCCCTCATGATCGACCGCATGCTGCAGAATACTAACGTGAAGCGCACCCGCCTTGCCCGCGGTATCCCCATGGGCAGCGAACTAGAATTTGTCGACGAAGTCACCATGCTACGAGCTTTCGAAGGGAGAGTTTCCTTATGA
- a CDS encoding ABC transporter ATP-binding protein: MLDEALRLEDIHLTYKDLAGTLFSKPRALSFFSKSETDPQNELIIGANLAVTKGETLCIGGGSGQGKSALLRIISGLVRPSKGNIYYFGEYIPPERLTALEIAKRQVGLVFQNGALISNLKVRDNIALPLRYHRMGTDQEIEEKIKMAMDLMRVREEADLFPHQLSVGMQKRVAIARSWAMDPKLLLMDEPTAGLDNYNRRNLLPLIDNMRTLFKTTIIIVTHDLLMAKELNCNICFLHRKTLTEPKSFDYWVNSDSEISRELFRELRNPQSSPLH, from the coding sequence ATGTTGGACGAAGCCTTAAGACTAGAAGACATCCACCTGACGTACAAGGACCTGGCAGGCACCCTCTTTTCAAAGCCCCGCGCCTTGAGTTTTTTCAGCAAGTCGGAAACCGACCCCCAGAACGAATTGATTATTGGGGCCAACCTCGCTGTAACCAAAGGCGAGACCCTGTGCATTGGCGGAGGTTCAGGACAAGGCAAGAGTGCCCTCCTGAGAATCATTTCCGGATTGGTAAGACCCTCCAAAGGAAACATCTACTACTTTGGCGAATACATTCCTCCGGAACGTCTGACCGCCTTGGAAATAGCCAAGCGCCAGGTGGGCCTGGTGTTCCAGAATGGAGCCCTGATCTCCAACTTGAAGGTCCGCGATAACATCGCATTGCCCCTCCGTTACCACCGCATGGGTACGGATCAGGAAATTGAGGAAAAGATCAAAATGGCCATGGACTTGATGCGAGTTCGCGAAGAGGCGGACCTGTTCCCGCATCAGCTTTCCGTAGGTATGCAGAAGCGTGTGGCCATCGCCCGTTCCTGGGCAATGGACCCGAAGTTGCTCCTGATGGACGAACCGACCGCAGGTCTGGACAACTACAACCGTAGAAACCTGCTGCCGCTGATCGACAACATGCGTACGCTGTTTAAGACCACCATCATCATCGTGACCCACGACCTTCTGATGGCCAAGGAATTGAACTGCAACATTTGCTTCCTGCATCGTAAAACTTTGACGGAACCCAAGAGCTTTGACTACTGGGTCAATTCCGACAGTGAAATTTCCAGAGAATTGTTCCGCGAACTGCGTAACCCTCAATCCTCGCCTCTTCACTAA
- a CDS encoding 1-acyl-sn-glycerol-3-phosphate acyltransferase, translating into MRFLLAILYYVLVFGGMCVIGVPYIIYKGYICKKKNEITRICLFYLPKVHRLFGIDIVVEGVENIPQKNGFVMVANHSSFMDISVLWLAISTTIFIAKAALWKAPLFGWVLSSIGCIPVHQNPRKNAGMGNMVQDRLNQGHNLSVFPEGHRSIDGKMLKFQNGIFRMAKEHHFPILPITLIGVNERLPKVKWAIYPGQIKVVVHPLIKPEDYAEKPMAILRDEVHDLIESALPYMQAETACVNEAQKEA; encoded by the coding sequence ATGCGTTTTTTACTTGCCATACTTTATTACGTCCTTGTATTTGGGGGAATGTGCGTCATTGGCGTACCCTACATTATCTACAAGGGCTATATCTGCAAGAAAAAAAACGAGATTACCAGAATTTGCCTGTTTTACCTGCCCAAGGTCCACCGCCTTTTCGGTATCGATATCGTAGTGGAAGGGGTAGAAAACATTCCTCAGAAGAACGGATTTGTCATGGTGGCCAACCACTCCAGTTTCATGGATATTAGCGTCCTGTGGCTGGCCATTTCCACCACTATTTTCATAGCCAAGGCGGCCCTCTGGAAAGCGCCTTTGTTCGGATGGGTCCTAAGTTCCATCGGCTGTATTCCGGTTCACCAGAATCCAAGAAAGAATGCCGGTATGGGAAACATGGTCCAGGACCGTCTAAATCAGGGGCATAACCTGTCCGTTTTCCCCGAGGGGCACAGAAGTATCGACGGAAAGATGCTTAAATTCCAAAATGGTATATTCCGCATGGCGAAAGAGCATCACTTTCCCATTTTACCAATTACATTAATAGGTGTAAACGAACGACTGCCAAAGGTCAAGTGGGCTATTTATCCAGGCCAGATCAAGGTGGTGGTTCACCCCCTCATAAAACCCGAGGACTACGCCGAAAAACCTATGGCAATCCTCAGGGACGAGGTCCACGATTTGATTGAGTCCGCACTGCCCTACATGCAGGCAGAGACGGCATGCGTAAATGAAGCGCAAAAGGAGGCCTAA
- a CDS encoding ribonuclease R family protein, with protein sequence MAMQLPSEDQILAILHDEPMVGSRLRAALGLPKKQKVAFKQLLAEMVEQGLLKRTSNKEYQPGDGESLEEKREKRLKKMAEASDGDNRRPAARSRRQTTDDKSTRVRRGILHQVGEEDWIVTELETEKEFEMCHRRQAPGKEGETISFTLYPHPKRKHSYLAKVDHSAELDSMTWKEVTQKFQDDANLPKGFSKEIRDYVASIKAPTAKDFKGRVDYRKTVILCIDPEGAMDHDDAISVERTEDGGYKLGVHIADVSYYVPEGSALDYEAMERSYTQYLPWTAVPMIPDELSSDICSLHEDVDRCAHTCMIILDKDANVLSWDFHRSIVRITRSLTYQQAKKLWEEGDEDMKALADVTAKLKKNRTKDGLLEFKSTEFGCHFDENGEPMDIYPRTTDISNSWVEECMLIANNCCAKELKRRGLQGIYRIHEAPDTKDIMELYYMYPNLFQGSPVMLRELGKPRSGDTNLNPTAFKLYEHLIKKAGDDETLTNRILRSMQKAHYDSNSFGHFALNWQDYSHFTSPIRRYADLWCHRELARKGKEITAERKESVIEVCDLISANEIKNMKTERIAIKTCSCWILRNRIGDNFEATVNGIEEWGIYVSIADPIAEGLVRYRDIAGDDFYVFNPDQGLAFGKRSGRTFRRGDKVMVQLLRVDPLRGQADFSLIEKLSTEPKKQRRTRKDIDDDARNYNERMDRAEAAEAMGYLSQPDDDDYEPAFTSAGSRGRRGRRGSDADAPSFERTGRNARGKASRGKEKSTGAKAYGEKLAKGRGGRGRSGRR encoded by the coding sequence ATGGCTATGCAGTTACCTAGCGAAGATCAGATTCTCGCCATTCTTCATGATGAACCTATGGTGGGCAGCCGCCTCCGTGCAGCCCTTGGCCTGCCGAAAAAACAGAAAGTAGCCTTTAAGCAACTGCTGGCCGAAATGGTGGAGCAGGGTCTCCTGAAGCGCACCAGCAACAAGGAATACCAGCCCGGTGACGGGGAATCCCTGGAAGAAAAGCGGGAAAAGCGCCTGAAAAAGATGGCTGAGGCAAGCGACGGGGACAACCGCCGTCCGGCAGCCCGCAGCCGTCGCCAGACTACAGACGACAAGAGTACCCGCGTCCGCCGCGGTATCCTCCACCAGGTAGGCGAAGAAGACTGGATCGTCACGGAACTGGAGACGGAAAAGGAATTCGAGATGTGCCACCGCCGCCAGGCTCCGGGCAAGGAAGGGGAAACCATCAGTTTCACCCTCTATCCTCATCCCAAGCGCAAGCACAGCTACCTGGCCAAGGTGGACCACTCCGCCGAACTGGATTCCATGACCTGGAAGGAGGTCACCCAGAAGTTCCAGGACGACGCCAACCTTCCCAAGGGTTTCAGCAAGGAAATCCGGGATTACGTGGCAAGCATCAAGGCACCTACCGCCAAGGATTTCAAGGGTCGTGTGGACTACCGCAAGACGGTCATTCTCTGTATTGACCCGGAAGGCGCCATGGACCACGATGACGCCATCTCCGTGGAACGTACGGAAGACGGCGGCTACAAGCTGGGCGTCCATATTGCAGACGTAAGCTACTATGTTCCCGAGGGCAGCGCCCTGGACTACGAGGCCATGGAACGTAGTTACACCCAGTACCTGCCCTGGACTGCAGTTCCCATGATTCCGGATGAACTGTCCAGTGATATTTGTTCCCTCCACGAGGACGTGGACCGTTGCGCCCACACCTGCATGATTATTCTGGACAAGGACGCCAACGTCCTAAGCTGGGATTTCCATCGCAGTATCGTTCGTATTACCCGTTCCCTCACCTACCAGCAGGCAAAGAAACTGTGGGAGGAAGGGGACGAAGACATGAAGGCCCTGGCCGATGTGACCGCCAAGCTGAAGAAGAACCGCACTAAAGATGGTCTGCTGGAATTCAAGAGCACGGAATTTGGTTGCCACTTCGACGAGAACGGCGAACCCATGGACATCTATCCCCGCACCACAGACATTTCCAACAGCTGGGTGGAAGAATGTATGTTGATTGCCAACAACTGCTGCGCCAAGGAATTGAAGAGGCGCGGTCTCCAGGGTATTTACCGTATCCACGAAGCTCCGGATACCAAGGACATTATGGAACTGTACTATATGTACCCCAACCTGTTCCAGGGTTCTCCGGTCATGCTCCGCGAACTGGGCAAGCCCCGCAGTGGCGACACCAACTTGAATCCCACCGCATTCAAGCTTTACGAACATTTGATCAAGAAGGCTGGGGACGACGAAACTCTTACCAACCGAATCCTTCGCAGTATGCAGAAGGCTCATTACGACTCCAACAGTTTTGGACACTTCGCCTTGAACTGGCAGGACTATAGCCACTTCACCAGCCCCATCCGTCGTTACGCCGACTTATGGTGCCATCGTGAACTAGCTCGTAAGGGCAAGGAAATTACTGCAGAACGTAAGGAAAGTGTCATTGAAGTCTGCGACTTGATTTCCGCCAACGAAATCAAGAACATGAAGACCGAACGCATCGCCATCAAGACCTGTAGCTGCTGGATTCTGAGAAACCGTATCGGTGACAATTTCGAAGCAACAGTTAACGGAATTGAAGAATGGGGCATCTATGTTTCTATCGCCGACCCCATTGCCGAAGGCCTGGTGCGTTACCGCGATATTGCCGGCGACGACTTCTACGTCTTTAACCCTGACCAGGGTCTTGCATTCGGCAAGCGCAGTGGCCGCACCTTCCGCCGTGGCGACAAGGTCATGGTCCAGCTTCTCCGTGTGGATCCTCTCCGCGGCCAGGCAGACTTTAGCCTTATAGAAAAGCTTTCGACCGAACCCAAGAAGCAGCGCCGTACCCGCAAGGATATTGACGACGACGCACGTAACTACAACGAACGTATGGACCGTGCAGAAGCTGCCGAAGCCATGGGTTACCTGAGCCAGCCCGACGATGACGATTACGAACCAGCATTCACTTCTGCAGGTAGTCGCGGTCGCCGTGGTCGTCGCGGATCTGACGCAGATGCCCCCAGCTTTGAACGCACCGGTCGCAATGCTCGTGGTAAAGCCTCTCGCGGAAAGGAAAAGTCTACAGGCGCCAAAGCCTACGGCGAAAAGCTGGCCAAGGGCCGTGGCGGACGTGGACGTTCCGGACGTAGATAA
- the yihA gene encoding ribosome biogenesis GTP-binding protein YihA/YsxC codes for MTDIAKPAKAQHPMAPKLKGKKARPPKVQTAQAVVQIGDFKITSAEFVKAATSLKGLPEERLPQIAFLGRSNVGKSSLMNALMGRKNLVKVSSTPGKTREINFFGVNKKFYLVDLPGVGYAKVSNSKRDEMSDFIREYVEKCQDLKGLIYLVDIRHGGHAIDIETVESIRESGCPVLIIASKLDKVNKTELAQGMKKIRENFDLDADPLCVSSLKKIGLDYLWEDILEALK; via the coding sequence ATGACAGATATTGCCAAGCCCGCAAAAGCACAACACCCCATGGCCCCTAAGTTGAAGGGTAAAAAGGCAAGACCGCCTAAGGTACAGACCGCACAGGCTGTGGTACAGATCGGCGACTTCAAGATTACTTCCGCCGAGTTTGTAAAGGCAGCCACAAGCCTGAAGGGGCTTCCGGAAGAACGCCTCCCCCAGATCGCATTTCTGGGCCGTTCCAATGTGGGAAAGTCTTCCCTCATGAACGCCCTCATGGGCCGCAAGAACCTGGTAAAGGTCAGCTCCACTCCGGGTAAAACCCGTGAGATTAACTTCTTCGGCGTCAACAAGAAATTCTATCTGGTAGACCTTCCGGGCGTAGGCTACGCCAAGGTCAGCAATTCCAAGCGTGACGAAATGTCGGACTTCATTCGCGAATATGTGGAAAAGTGCCAGGATCTGAAGGGGCTTATCTATCTGGTGGACATCCGTCATGGCGGTCACGCCATCGATATCGAAACTGTGGAAAGCATCCGCGAATCGGGATGCCCAGTCTTGATTATCGCCAGCAAGCTGGACAAGGTGAACAAGACTGAACTTGCCCAGGGAATGAAGAAAATCCGAGAAAATTTCGATCTGGATGCGGATCCGCTCTGCGTCAGCTCCCTCAAGAAAATCGGACTTGACTATCTTTGGGAAGACATCCTTGAAGCTCTGAAGTAA